CCGCGGTCGTTGGTCAGGTAGTAGTAGGTCTGGCCCTGGTAGCGCATGCTGAGCGGGATACCGGCCTGGTCGTAGGTGAACGCTACCGTGACGTTGCCCGCCCCGTCCGTCTCGTAGGCCACGTGCCTGCCATCATAGTGGTAGTACACGGTGCCCTGGACGGTGGTCTGGGAGATGCGCCGCCCGTCACCGTCATACGAGAAGGCCGCCACCAGGTTGCCCGTGGCCTTCTCCCGCACTTCGATCAGGCGGTTCTTCGCATCCCAGACGTAGGTGCGGGAGCCGTCGTCAACCAGGTTGCCCCGGGCATCGTACTCGCAGCGGACGCCGTCCACAGAGACGAGTTCTCCGGCCTGGTTATACCCGTAAACGATGCTCGACTGCAGGGTGCCGTCGGCAGCGTAGACCAGCTTCGCAGTGCGGTTTCCTGCCGGGTCATACTCGTAGACGGTCTTCCTGCCCGTCACCGGGTCGGTCTCTGACGTCAGCCGGTTCAAGCGGTCGTAGGTGTACACCGCCGCGGTGCCGTCACGGTAAGTGACCCGGGTCTTGTTCCCCTCGCCGTCGTAGGCGTAGTCCTCGGAATATAGCACGGCGCCCGCGGCGTCGCGGTACTCCACCCTGGTAACCTTGCTCGCCGCATCGTACGATAGCACCCTCGAGACACCGCCCGGGTAGGCGACCTGCGCCAGGCGGTCGTTGGCGCCGTACGAGAGGGCGACCTGCCCCACACCGTCGGAAACTGCGGTGAGCCGGCCCTTGGCGTCGTAGCCGTAGCTCACCGTGAAGCTCAAGCCGCCGGCTGTGAAGGCCACCCCGGTCACGTTGCCGGCGGCATCGTAGCTGTACTCGGCCCGGTTGCCCCAGGGCTCGGTGACGGAGGCAAGGCGATTCTGCTCGTTGTAAGCGTAGCTGTAAGGCCCGGGCAGGCCGGCCACGGCCACGGACACGCGGTTGCCGTTTGCATCGTAGGCGAACCCGTAGCGGGTGACGCCGCCATGCTTTTCCTCGAGAACTTGATTGGTGCCGGAGTAAGTGTAGCTCACCGTAGCGCCATCGGTTGCACGGACCTCGGCCAGGTTGCCGTTGGCGTCATAGCTCTGCAGGACGGACTGGCCCTTCGCGTCAGTCACCCGGACGAGGCGGCCCAGCGCATCGTAGGCGTACTCGAACCTGAGGTAGACGGTTCCGTCCCGCGAAAGCTCAGCCGATACGAGGTTGTTGGAGGAGTCGTACCCGTAGGTGGCCACCCCGCCTTCGGGGTCCTCCACCCGGACGAGGTTCCCCCGCTCGTCATAGTAGTAATACGTGGTGTTGCCGTTGCCGTCGGTGACCGACTTCGTGTTGCCCTTCCGGTCGTAGGTCATGCTCACCTGCGACCCGGCCGAGTCGGTCACGGTCAGGGGGTTGTGGTTGGCATCGTACGTGATCTGGACCGCGGAGGACTCGGCGTCCACCGCGCGCACCAGATTGTAATCCGCATCGTACTCGAACCTGGTCACCCTGCCGTGGGGGTCGGTTTCCGTAAGCCGGTTGCCCATGTCGTCGTACGTGTAAGTGGTGGTGCCCCCCTTGGGGTCGGTCACCCAAGCCAGGTTCAGGTCAGCATCCCAGCCGTAGGTGGCGACAAGCCCGCCCGGCTCCGTCACCTCCACGCAGTTGGCCAGCTCACCGAACCGGTAGGCGTACACCTCCCCCCGAGGAGTGGTCACCTGGCTCGCGCGGTTGGCGGGGTCGTACGAGAGACGCCAGACGTTGCCCTCCTGGTCGGTCACCACCACCACCCGGCCCTCGGCATCGTAAGCGAACGAGGTGGTCCTGCCGCGGGCATCGGTGACGGACAGCAGAAGGTGCCGGGGGGCGTCATAGCTCATCTGCACGACTTCACCGGCCGGGTTGGTCACCGAAACCAGGTTGCCGTAAGCATCGCGGGAATACGCGAACGACTTGCCCGCCGGGTCGGTAGCAGTAAGGATGCCCCCGTCGGACGAAAGCGAAAAGGTGGTCACCTGGCCCGAGGCATCGGTGATGGAGACCAGGGCACCCTCCTGGTACGTGAACACGGTCGCGTTCCCGTTGCGGTCCGCCCGGCGGACGAGGTTGCCGCTCACGTCGTAGGTCTCCACCTCGTGGGTCTTGACGTCCTCGAGGAGGAAGAGCACCTGGCCGGAAGGATCGGTGGTGCGCGTGAGTTTGAGGTGTATCCCGGGCGGGTGGGCATAGGTGCCGTCCCCATTGGGCGTGAACACCGCCTCGGTGCCGTCGTCGTCGGTGTAGGTGACCGTCCCGTCGGCGTTCTCCAGCAGGAAGCCGAAGTAGTTGTGCACCCAGCCGTAACCCAGCAGCCCGTTGACGCTGGACTGGGAGTTGTAAGTGCGGGTGAGGAAAGTGGGCGAGCCCTGCCCGGTGAAGTAAAGGTCCTGGTACTTGACCACCAGGTTGCCGTTAAACAGGTTCACCGACACGCTGCCCGCGTCATCGAGATCCAGGGTGAAATAGCGCCAGTAGGGCTCCCAGCCCAGCTGTCCCGGCCACAACGCCAGACTGGGGTCGATCACCACGGGGTAGCGCCGGGCGGGGTCGGAAAGCCACGTCGCATCGGGCACGATCTCGAGGAACCAGGCCTCGCCCTCCCGGCCGAGTTGGAGGGAAACCGCCGCGGACACCGCCCCGGCCGCGTCCACCATGAAGGGCCGCGGCACGTACCAGCGGGGAAGGCCGTGCTCGTCACAAAAGAGGACCTGGCCCCCCTCCAGGCGGGGCTCCAGGCCCGCCGTCTCCAGCGCAAACCGGAAGGAGACGTCCTTCTCCTTGAGCGCACGCTTGAGGACGATGCTCTCCTTCACCCCGTCCATGGCCACCTGGAACTCCAGGCGCACCCCGGGCAGCACCTCGTCGTACCACACCTTGCTGCCCCGGTTCCTGCCGGGCACCGCACGGGCATCCCGGAGGGCCAGACCCAAAGAGCGTCCGCGGTCGTCAATGCGTAACGCCGCGGCGGAACGGCCCCCGTGGGCACGGGCGGGACGGGCATCGGCCGTGAACTGGGCCTTCCACCTTCCGCCCTTGGATGCCAGGGCAAACCCCACTTCGGACGCATCGACAACCAGGTTGTCCGCGACCGTGGAGAGACCCCGGCGCAACGCTGGCCTGCCCAGCAGTTCCTGCTGCAGGAACAGGACGGAACGGGCCTGCTCAGCGGCGATACTGCGCCTGCCATCGGCACCTGAACCTGTGTCCGTCGCATCGCCACCGCTGCCGGCCAGCACGGCCGGAGGGACGGAAAAGAGGCAGAGGAGGCTAATCACCAGTACGCAGGAGGTGATCTTCGCCAGGCGGCGCGAAAACATCTCCACGCACCCCTTTCTCGGTGCACCAAGCGCAATACGAACGCCATCAGGGCACCCGCAACTCTCTTATGAGCAGCCGCTGGTGGCAGCGTAGCCCCCCTTTCCATATCTGGAATATGTACCCACCGCAAGGATAATGGCCTGAGCAGACCTTGTCAATACGAAAGATTATTGACATACGAAAGATTATTGACCGCAATCCACTGCCCGACGCTGGAAAGCTGCAGCAGACGGAATACTCCCGACACAAAACGCTCAGTTCCAGGTGTTTGGGCTCGTACCTGTCGAAACGAATGCACATTATGCGACGCTAGTCACCCGTCTTAACAGGGCCCCGGCTGGCACGCAGTTGGCAACTCGGGCCCGCAAGCGTCGGACAAGGCGCCAACTCGAGTATCGTAAACGGTCCGGCCATGCCTAACGGAAATCATCCTCGCTGGCAAAGGCAACTGTAGTGACCCTGGCGCCTTCAC
The sequence above is drawn from the Bacillota bacterium genome and encodes:
- a CDS encoding RHS repeat-associated core domain-containing protein, producing MFSRRLAKITSCVLVISLLCLFSVPPAVLAGSGGDATDTGSGADGRRSIAAEQARSVLFLQQELLGRPALRRGLSTVADNLVVDASEVGFALASKGGRWKAQFTADARPARAHGGRSAAALRIDDRGRSLGLALRDARAVPGRNRGSKVWYDEVLPGVRLEFQVAMDGVKESIVLKRALKEKDVSFRFALETAGLEPRLEGGQVLFCDEHGLPRWYVPRPFMVDAAGAVSAAVSLQLGREGEAWFLEIVPDATWLSDPARRYPVVIDPSLALWPGQLGWEPYWRYFTLDLDDAGSVSVNLFNGNLVVKYQDLYFTGQGSPTFLTRTYNSQSSVNGLLGYGWVHNYFGFLLENADGTVTYTDDDGTEAVFTPNGDGTYAHPPGIHLKLTRTTDPSGQVLFLLEDVKTHEVETYDVSGNLVRRADRNGNATVFTYQEGALVSITDASGQVTTFSLSSDGGILTATDPAGKSFAYSRDAYGNLVSVTNPAGEVVQMSYDAPRHLLLSVTDARGRTTSFAYDAEGRVVVVTDQEGNVWRLSYDPANRASQVTTPRGEVYAYRFGELANCVEVTEPGGLVATYGWDADLNLAWVTDPKGGTTTYTYDDMGNRLTETDPHGRVTRFEYDADYNLVRAVDAESSAVQITYDANHNPLTVTDSAGSQVSMTYDRKGNTKSVTDGNGNTTYYYYDERGNLVRVEDPEGGVATYGYDSSNNLVSAELSRDGTVYLRFEYAYDALGRLVRVTDAKGQSVLQSYDANGNLAEVRATDGATVSYTYSGTNQVLEEKHGGVTRYGFAYDANGNRVSVAVAGLPGPYSYAYNEQNRLASVTEPWGNRAEYSYDAAGNVTGVAFTAGGLSFTVSYGYDAKGRLTAVSDGVGQVALSYGANDRLAQVAYPGGVSRVLSYDAASKVTRVEYRDAAGAVLYSEDYAYDGEGNKTRVTYRDGTAAVYTYDRLNRLTSETDPVTGRKTVYEYDPAGNRTAKLVYAADGTLQSSIVYGYNQAGELVSVDGVRCEYDARGNLVDDGSRTYVWDAKNRLIEVREKATGNLVAAFSYDGDGRRISQTTVQGTVYYHYDGRHVAYETDGAGNVTVAFTYDQAGIPLSMRYQGQTYYYLTNDRGDVLALADAQGNVVASYRYDAWGNILEASGPLAQVNPYRYAGYRWDGSTGLYFLQARYYNPEVGRFISRDTILGAPKASQTLNPYAYGNNNPVNFTDPDGRAPVLAAFAAAAAGGALMGAVIGVVSYAVTKGSAPWSWREAGVSAARGALWGAATGVSCSGLVAGAIGGAVAGGIDYLAFTPRKAWSAGGFVKSVAVNAAGGALAGKVLPTTPLGKKINSLFRRQARPGPR